The bacterium genome contains the following window.
CCATTTTTTTGTGTTTAATACTGTGCCATTTAGAATGTCCTGACATATCTGCCTCCTTTTTATTTTTCTTCTTTTAATCTTTTCCAAAATTCTTTTGCACTCAAGTTTTCAATTATCTTTCTAAATTCTTCTGCTTCTTTTTTATCTATTGGTCTATCAAACTTATTAGATTTAATAAAGTCATCGCTATCATAATATTTTATAATATCCGGGTTTTCAAGTAAATCTTCTGAAGCAAAAATAGGAACATCAAATCTTAATGCAATTGCAATTCCATCACTGGGTCTACAATCAATCCTTTCAATCTTTCCATTTACTTCAATCACAAGGTCTGCATAATAAACATTTTCCTTAAGAGAATGAATTTCAAGTTTTTGAATTTTACCTTTAAGTTTTTCTATAATAATTTTCATCAAATCGTGTGTAAGCGGCCTTGGAAACTTTGCTTTTTCAAGAACAAATAAAATTGACTGTGCTTCAAAAATTCCAACAACTATTGGCAGTACTTTCCCATTTTCACTCTTCAAAATAACTATCGGAGTGCTGGTCAAAATATTTAAAACAACTCCATCAACATATACCTTCTTCATATTTATGTTTTTTCCTCTTTTTCTTTCTTCCTCTGTTCAATAATTTTTGCCGCTATATGTGAAGGAACTTCTTCATAATGAGAAAATTCCATAGAGAAAGTTCCTTTTCCACTGGTAAGAGAACGTAGTTCGTTTGTATAATTTGACATTTCTGCAAGAGGAACCTGTGCTTTTACAATTTGAAAACTGCCAGATGAAAGCATATCAAGAACCTTTCCTCTTTTTGAATTTATAGTTCCTATAACATCCCCTACATTTTCAGAAGGTACTCTTATTTCAACATTAACTATTGGCTCAAGCAAAACTGGCTTTGCTTCACTGACTGCTTTTTGTAAAGCCATTGAACCAGCTATCTGAAAGGCAATATCTGAAGAATCAACAACATGATAACTACCATCGTAAAGAATAACTCTTATATCAACTATTGGATAATTTGCAAGTACTCCCTTTTTCATTGCATCCCTTACACCTTTTTCAACAGAAGGTATGAAATTTCTTGGGATTGCACCTCCAACTATCTGGTCAACAAATTCAAAACCAGTACCTCTTGGAAGTGGTTCTATTTTTATAAAACAGTGTCCATACTGTCCTCTTCCTCCTGTCTGTCTCTTAAATTTCCCTTCTGCATTTGCTGTTGCTGTTATTGTTTCTTTATAGGCAATTTTTGGAATACCCTTTTCCACTTCAACACCGAATTTGTTTTTAAATTTATTTACCGTAATATCTATATGTAAATCTCCCATCCCTGAAATAATTGTTTCTCCTGTTTCTTCATCTCTGAAAATCCTTATGGTCAAATCTTCTTCAGAAATTCTTCCTATCGCATTACCAAGTTTATCCTCTGTTCCTTTTATTTTTGGTGCAATTGAATATGATACAGCACCTTCAGGAATATGTGGTTTTTCATAAATGATGTTTGTATTTAAATCACAGATTGTATCAAATGTTTGTGAATTGAGTTTTGCTGCGGTCACTATTTCTCCTGGATACACAACTTCAACGGGTTCCTGTTTTCTACCCTGCATTCTGAATAATTGCCCAACCCTTTCCTTTACACCTTTTGTTGAGTTTAAAAACTGTGAATTAGAAAAAAACTTACCACTTAAAACTTTTATATAAGAAAGACGTCCTGCAAAAGGGTCAAAAATTGTTTTAAATATTATACCTGTAAATACCTGTGTATCTTTTCTTTCCACCAATACTTCCTGACCATCCTGATTTTTACCTTTCAAAGGTGGCATTTCATCAGTTGAAGGGATAAAATTAAAAATAAAATCAATCAATTCTTCTATACCAATCTGATTTAACCCTGAACCAAATAAAACAGGGAAAACAGTCCTTTCAACTATACCATTCTTTAATGATTTTGCAATTTCTTCTTTTGTAAGTTTTCCTGTTTCAAGATATTTTTCCATTACCGCATCATCAAGTTCAGCAAGAGTATCCATTGATTTTTGAAATAATTCACTGAATTCACCCCCAGAAGATACATCTTCACTGAAAATATTTTTAACTCCTTTAAATTGTCCATTCTCAAAAACAGGATAATTCACAAGTACTGCTTTATTTCCCAGAAAAGAAAAAATTTCATCAATAACTTTTCTGTAATTTAAATCAGGACTATCCAGTTTATTAATGAAAATAATAGATGGAAGATTTTTTTTACTTATCATCTCCCAGATTTTTTCAGTTCCTACCTCTATTCCTTCTACCGCTGAAACATTTAAAATTGCAATATCAGATGCTTCAATTCCGGAAATCTGTTCTCCAACGAAATCAATATATCCTGGAACATCTAAAATGTATATAATACTATCATCTCTTTTTACATATCCAACAGCTAAGTTTATACTTATCAACCTTGTTTTTTCCTCTTCATCAAAATCAAAAGTAGTATTTCCCTGATTAATATCTCCCATTCTTGTTATCATACCTGTTTTATAAAGTATTGCCTCTCCAAGAAT
Protein-coding sequences here:
- the fusA gene encoding elongation factor G; amino-acid sequence: MGKVVTIGLFGSTKSGKTILGEAILYKTGMITRMGDINQGNTTFDFDEEEKTRLISINLAVGYVKRDDSIIYILDVPGYIDFVGEQISGIEASDIAILNVSAVEGIEVGTEKIWEMISKKNLPSIIFINKLDSPDLNYRKVIDEIFSFLGNKAVLVNYPVFENGQFKGVKNIFSEDVSSGGEFSELFQKSMDTLAELDDAVMEKYLETGKLTKEEIAKSLKNGIVERTVFPVLFGSGLNQIGIEELIDFIFNFIPSTDEMPPLKGKNQDGQEVLVERKDTQVFTGIIFKTIFDPFAGRLSYIKVLSGKFFSNSQFLNSTKGVKERVGQLFRMQGRKQEPVEVVYPGEIVTAAKLNSQTFDTICDLNTNIIYEKPHIPEGAVSYSIAPKIKGTEDKLGNAIGRISEEDLTIRIFRDEETGETIISGMGDLHIDITVNKFKNKFGVEVEKGIPKIAYKETITATANAEGKFKRQTGGRGQYGHCFIKIEPLPRGTGFEFVDQIVGGAIPRNFIPSVEKGVRDAMKKGVLANYPIVDIRVILYDGSYHVVDSSDIAFQIAGSMALQKAVSEAKPVLLEPIVNVEIRVPSENVGDVIGTINSKRGKVLDMLSSGSFQIVKAQVPLAEMSNYTNELRSLTSGKGTFSMEFSHYEEVPSHIAAKIIEQRKKEKEEKT
- a CDS encoding bifunctional nuclease family protein produces the protein MKKVYVDGVVLNILTSTPIVILKSENGKVLPIVVGIFEAQSILFVLEKAKFPRPLTHDLMKIIIEKLKGKIQKLEIHSLKENVYYADLVIEVNGKIERIDCRPSDGIAIALRFDVPIFASEDLLENPDIIKYYDSDDFIKSNKFDRPIDKKEAEEFRKIIENLSAKEFWKRLKEEK